In Streptomyces sp. P9-A4, the genomic window TCCTGCCGTACGTGCCGCTCACCGCGCGCCGCAAGACCGGCATCGTCTCGCGCGGCGGCTCGATCATGGCCGCCTGGTGCCTCGCGCACCACAAGGAGAACTTCCTCTACACGAACTTCGAGGAGCTCTGCGAGATCCTGGCGGCGTACGACGTCACGTACTCGCTCGGCGACGGCCTGCGGCCCGGGTCGATCGCGGACGCCAACGACGCGGCGCAGTTCGCGGAGCTGCGCACGCTCGGCGAGCTGAACACGATCGCCAAGCGCCACAACGTCCAGACGATGATCGAGGGCCCCGGGCACGTCCCGATGCACAAGATCAAGGAGAACATCGACCTCCAGCAGGAGATCTGCGAGGAGGCGCCGTTCTACACGCTCGGCCCGCTGACCACGGACGTGGCGCCCGCGTACGACCACATCACCTCGGGCATCGGCGCGGCGATGATCGCCTGGTGGGGCACGGCGATGCTCTGCTACGTCACGCCCAAGGAGCACCTGGGCCTGCCGAACAAGGACGACGTGAAGACCGGCGTCATCACGTACAAGATCGCCGCGCACGCGGCGGACCTCGCCAAGGGGCACCCGGGCGCGCAGGAGTGGGACGACGCGCTGTCGGACGCGCGGTTCGAGTTCCGCTGGGAGGACCAGTTCAACCTGGCGCTCGACCCGGACACGGCCCGCGAGTTCCACGACGAGACCCTGCCGGCGGAGCCCGCGAAGACCGCGCACTTCTGTTCCATGTGCGGTCCGAAGTTCTGCTCGATGAAGATCTCGCAGGACATCCGGAGGGAGCACGGCGGTGATCTGAAGGCGGATGAGATCGAGGCGGGCATGGCCGCGAAGTCGGCCGAGTTCGCGGCGACGGGCAATCGGGTGTACCTGCCGCTGGCGGAGTGACCGGGGGCACCCGGCAGCACCGGCCCGCGACCCTGGGGGCGTCATGGGCCGGTGCCCGTCAGGGGTCCGGTGGGGACGTGGCGGCGAGGACGTCGTGGAGGAACGGCAGGATGCCGCGCTCCAGGAGGGCCAGGCGCCAGGCATCGCGGGCGCGGGACAGTTCGTCGTCCGGGGCGGCCCCGAGCGGGCCGCCCACCTCGGTCGGGCTGTTGCGCAGGGCCGTCACGAGGAGTCCGGCGGCTGCGAAGAGCAGTCCGGCGGCGGCCACGACGCCGAAGACCAGGCCTGCCGTGAGCAGGGTCGCGCCGAAGACCACGGTGGGAGCGAGGGCGTGCAGGACCGCGCCGACCAGCAGGAAGATGACGGCGGCGGCGCCCGCGAGGACGGGCACCAGGACGGTGAAGACCGCGACGACGCCCGCGCCGGGGCCCTGCGGATCGGAGAGTGTCGGCGTACGGGTCCCGAGGGCCGCGCGGTGCTGTTCGCGGACCTTCACGTAGTGGTCGTACTCGCTCGCCGCCGCGCTGGTGACGAGGGTGGTCGCGTTCAGCGTGAGGGCGCGCAATTGCGCCAGGCTGAGCCGGGTTCCGGCCCCGGCGAGATCCGGACGTGCGTGGGCGGTGCTCAGTGCGTCGTCGAGAACCCGCTCGTACTCGGCGCGGTCCTCGGTCAGCAGGTGCGGAGCCACGTTCATGTGCATCCCCCGATGCTCCGTAGGCCCGGATCAGCCGTGGGAAACGGTCGGTTGGGCGGAAACGGAGGAGAGCCTGCTACGGATGGACCCGATGGTATTGCGGTGATGCCACAGGCTGACAGGGTGTTTCCGGAATTCGACTTCCCCGGATGCGCAGGGTTATGCCTCAGCCGTTCAGCGGGAGTTGGACGACCAGCAGCTTTCCGGCCATGGTCACTCCGCCGTCCATGGCGATCGCCAGACCGTCCGCGTACACGTGCGGTCCGTCGACGACCGGGCCCGCGTCGCTCTCGCCGTCCTCCGTGCCGACCTGGCCGAGGAGGTACGGGATCGGGCTGTGGCCGTGGACGATCCGGTGGCCGCCGTAGGTGGAGAGCAGCTCCTGAACGGCCTGCGGGCCGCCCTCGTCGCGGAAGGCGAAGCGCTTGGTGAACTTCCGGAAGACGTCCCAGACCTCGTCGGCGTCGTTCCGGTTGAGGATCTCGTGGACCGTGTCGTTGACGTCCTCGATGGTCTGGCCGTATTCGAGGTACGCGGTGGTGTCGGAGTGCAGGAGGAGGTGGTCGTCCTCGCGCACCACGGCGTCGAGCCGGGACATCCACTGGAGGTGGACGTCCTGGAGCCGGTCCATGTCGTGCTTCTGGCCGCCGTTGAGCAGCCAGGCGGCCTGGAAGGTGGCGGTGCCCGCGCCGGAGTTCACCGGGGTGTCGCCGAAGCGCTTGGCGCCGATGAGCAGCAGCTCGTGGTTGCCCATGAGGGCCTTGCAGTAGCCGCCGGCGGCGGCGGCCTCGGCGGAGAGGCGCATGACCAGGTCGATGACGCCGATGCCGTCGGGGCCGCGGTCGGTGAAGTCGCCGAGGAACCAGAGGCGGGCGTTTCCGGCGGACCAGTTGCCGTTCTCGTCGATGAGGCCCTGGGCGTGGAGGGCGGAGACGAGTTCGTCGAGGTAGCCGTGGACGTCGCCGACGACGAAGAGCGGGCCGGGTCCCTCGCCGTTCCCGGGGGCGGGCTCGGCGGCGGGGGCGGGCTCGGGGGTGACCGGGACCTGGACCGTGTCGCCGCGGTTGATGATCGGGAGGTCGCGCTCGGTCGGGGTGTACCCCTCGGGGAGGCTGCCCTCCGGGAAGGCGTTGCCGGGGTGACCGGTGGCGACGGAGACGATGGAGGAGCCGGCCGCGACGGCGTACGCGGGCGTGGTGCGGCGCCCGAGGAGCAGGGTCGGCTCGGCGGGCAGCGGCGCGGTGGGGGCGGGCGCGGGTGCCGACACGGGCATCGGCGCGGTCGCCGGAGGACTCGCGGGTGCCGGTGGGGTCGCGGGAGGGCTCGCCGGTGCGGTCGCGTACGCCGCGGCGGGGTGCGGCTGCGCCGGGTGCGGGGCGTGCTCGGGGTGCGGCGGGTGTTCGGTGGGTGGGGTCTCGGCCGGTGGCGGGACCGGCAGTGGCTCCGTGGACGTCGGATCGGTGGCGTGGCCCTGTACGGGCACACGGGCGTACGGCGGTACACGGAAGTCACGCAATGTCGCCGTGCGCGCCACGGGCTCCTGCCCGGCCCCCTGAGTCATGGACCCCTCCACCACCGTCGCGATGCCCTGCACATCGCGGACCGGCCTGGTGGGGGTGGCCCGCGATGTCGTGCGCCCATCATAGGAATGAGGGTCCTCCTGTGTGACGCACCAGGGGTGGTGAATCCGGGTCCACTCCGGGTTCACCGGTTGTTTCGCCCGAATTGAGAAGGTCCAGTCCAGGGTTGGGGCCGGTGTGCCGGCTGGTTTCGCCGTCCCGGCCCACGGGCAGGGGCGGGACGGCGGTGGGGTGACGACCCGTCGGAGAGTTCAGTCCTTCGAGGGTTGGCGCGGTGGACTGACCGTCGTACGGGGTGAACGGCGCTGCGAGGAGGTGCGGACGATGAGTTCGGTCGGTATCACCCGCTCGACCGGTCCGTCGGCGTCGATCCCCTCGATGGCGTCGATGAGGAGCTGGACGACGGCCGTGCCGATCCGGCGTGGTTTGAGCGAGAGCGTCGTGATGGGCGGTTCGGTGGTGGCGTAGACGGTCGACTCGCTGCAGCACACCAGCAGCAGGTCGTCCGGGACGCGGAGTCCGTAGCGGCGCGCGGCCGCGAGGAGGTCGGTTCCGTTGGGGTCGAAGAGGCCGTACACGGCGTCGGGCCGGTCCGGTCGGGCGAGCAGCCGGTCGGCCGCGACGGCGCCCGCGCACGGGTCGTGCGCCGGGTAGGCCTCGTAGACGGGGTCCTGGCCCACCCGTGCGCACCAGTTCAGGTACGCGGTGGTGGACAGGCGGGTGTACGTGTCGGTGGTGGTTCCGGTGAGGAGGCCGATGCGGCGTGCGCCGGCGTCGGCGAGGTGGTCGAGCAGATCGAGGACGGCGGCTTCGTGGTCGTTGTCGACCCAGGCGGTGACCGGAAGGGTGCCGGCGGGGCGTCCGTCGGAGACGACGGGCAGGCCCTGGCGGACCAGTTCGGTGACGACCGGGTCGTGGTCGGAGGGGTCGATGACGACGGTGCCGTCGAGGGCGACGTTCGACCAGACGTCATGTCGGGAGGTGGCGGGGAGGATGACCAGGGCGTAGCCCCGGGCGAGTGCGGCCGATGTGGCGGCTCTGGCCATCTCCGCGAAGTACGCGAATTCGGTGAAGGTGAAAGGTTCATCCCCGTACGTGGTCACGGTCAGGCCGATGAGTCCCGACTTACCGGTGCGGAGCGTGCGGGCCGCCGCGGAGGGGCGATAGCCCAGCCGGTCGGCGACTTCGCGGACGTGGCGCCGGGTGGCGTCGGGGAGTCGGCCCTTGCCGTTGAGCGCGTCGGAGACAGTCGTGATGGAGACTCCGGCGGCGGCGGCCACGTCCCGGATGCCTGCCCGGCCTTGCCGGTTTCCCCGGGTCTGTGCCCGGCTCACCTGGTGCTTCCCTGCTGCTGTCATGGCGAGCCGATAGTAGGGCGACGAGGGGCGGTTGAGCCGGTCGCATATGCAGGCAGTGGCAGGCACGTTTCTGCATGATCGAGAAGTGCCAAGAGGCTCTGAATCCAAGGTAGTTAGGGTCATTACCGTGGGTTCCACGCTCGTCGAACGGTGTAGGCCTGGCGAGGGGGCGAGGTCTCGAAGAGGTCTCAACTCACCTCTACGGGGGATGCGCGCCACGGCGCCCGCCACCCGCGCACGCCACCCAGCCGCGCGCCCCCCTGTTTCGGAGCCGCGCCGGGCACTCCGTACGCACCCTGCCGGGGTCGCCGTTTCCGCAGCGTGTCCCTCCTGTTGTCCGCAGCCCATTCGCAGCGGGAGGGAATCCTCTTAAGGTGAGGAGCATTGGCGGTACGGACGGTCGAGGAGGCCACACTGTGAGCGAGACCAGCGGGACGAGCACGGGCAGCCCGAAGCTGCGCGCCGAGCTGGACGGCGTCCCCACCTACAAGCCGGGCAGGCCGGCGGCCTCGGGCGGCCCGGTGGCCTTCAAGCTGTCCTCCAACGAGAACCCCTATCCGCCGCTGCCGGGGGTCATGGAGAGCACGCTGGCCGCCGCCGCGAGCTTCAACCGGTACCCGGACATGGCCTGCACCGGGCTCACCGAGGAGCTGGCCGACCGCTTCGGCGTGCCCGTCTCCCACATCGCGACGGGCACCGGCTCGGTCGGCGTCGCGCAGTCGCTCCTCCAGGCGACCTCGGGCCCCGGCGACGAGGTCATCTACGCCTGGCGCTCCTTCGAGGCGTACCCGATCATCACGCAGATCAGCGGTGCCACCTCGGTGCAGGTGCCGCTGACCGACGGCGAGGTGCACGACCTCGACGCGATGGCCGCGGCGATCACCGACCGGACCCGGCTGATCTTCGTCTGCAACCCCAACAACCCCACGGGCACC contains:
- a CDS encoding metallophosphoesterase, which encodes MVEGSMTQGAGQEPVARTATLRDFRVPPYARVPVQGHATDPTSTEPLPVPPPAETPPTEHPPHPEHAPHPAQPHPAAAYATAPASPPATPPAPASPPATAPMPVSAPAPAPTAPLPAEPTLLLGRRTTPAYAVAAGSSIVSVATGHPGNAFPEGSLPEGYTPTERDLPIINRGDTVQVPVTPEPAPAAEPAPGNGEGPGPLFVVGDVHGYLDELVSALHAQGLIDENGNWSAGNARLWFLGDFTDRGPDGIGVIDLVMRLSAEAAAAGGYCKALMGNHELLLIGAKRFGDTPVNSGAGTATFQAAWLLNGGQKHDMDRLQDVHLQWMSRLDAVVREDDHLLLHSDTTAYLEYGQTIEDVNDTVHEILNRNDADEVWDVFRKFTKRFAFRDEGGPQAVQELLSTYGGHRIVHGHSPIPYLLGQVGTEDGESDAGPVVDGPHVYADGLAIAMDGGVTMAGKLLVVQLPLNG
- the thiC gene encoding phosphomethylpyrimidine synthase ThiC, whose protein sequence is MTIQDARTPASGQNVADEWERTPGWHKGYVQGSRPDLRVPVRQVHLTNGKDVTLYDTSGPYTDPTVDTDVRRGLPPLRENWIIARGDTEEYAGRPARPEDDGIKHTSPRGGGLKNLDAVFPGRPRLPRRGREGQAVTQLAYARRGEITPEMEYVAIRENVSPEVVREEIAAGRAVLPANVNHPEIEPMIIGKRFLVKVNANIGNSAVTSSIEEEVEKMTWATKWGADTVMDLSTGRNIHTTREWVLRNSPVPIGTVPLYQALEKVDGRAEDLTWEIYKDTVIEQAEQGVDYMTVHAGVLLPYVPLTARRKTGIVSRGGSIMAAWCLAHHKENFLYTNFEELCEILAAYDVTYSLGDGLRPGSIADANDAAQFAELRTLGELNTIAKRHNVQTMIEGPGHVPMHKIKENIDLQQEICEEAPFYTLGPLTTDVAPAYDHITSGIGAAMIAWWGTAMLCYVTPKEHLGLPNKDDVKTGVITYKIAAHAADLAKGHPGAQEWDDALSDARFEFRWEDQFNLALDPDTAREFHDETLPAEPAKTAHFCSMCGPKFCSMKISQDIRREHGGDLKADEIEAGMAAKSAEFAATGNRVYLPLAE
- a CDS encoding LacI family DNA-binding transcriptional regulator; this translates as MTAAGKHQVSRAQTRGNRQGRAGIRDVAAAAGVSITTVSDALNGKGRLPDATRRHVREVADRLGYRPSAAARTLRTGKSGLIGLTVTTYGDEPFTFTEFAYFAEMARAATSAALARGYALVILPATSRHDVWSNVALDGTVVIDPSDHDPVVTELVRQGLPVVSDGRPAGTLPVTAWVDNDHEAAVLDLLDHLADAGARRIGLLTGTTTDTYTRLSTTAYLNWCARVGQDPVYEAYPAHDPCAGAVAADRLLARPDRPDAVYGLFDPNGTDLLAAARRYGLRVPDDLLLVCCSESTVYATTEPPITTLSLKPRRIGTAVVQLLIDAIEGIDADGPVERVIPTELIVRTSSQRRSPRTTVSPPRQPSKD